A stretch of the Aegilops tauschii subsp. strangulata cultivar AL8/78 chromosome 4, Aet v6.0, whole genome shotgun sequence genome encodes the following:
- the LOC109751298 gene encoding uncharacterized protein gives MERSRGLLLVAGLLAALLPAAPAAFGPQPGAPCEPTLLATQVALFCAPDMPTAQCCEHVVAAVDLGGGVPCLCRVAAEPQLVMAGLNATHLLTLYGSCGGLRPGGAHLAAACEGPAPPAAVVSSPPPPPPSAAPRRKQPAHDAAPPPSSEKTLSLPPHEDDGATHVKAVTAQVKAVTTAREGPIPHSLTVCPRAYYLSMSVSTECGLRTEDNSCCSLLKSIVSPSNTALCICILGESDAVKETGMNVQDIINIYAECVGVRPDIPANGCEALESAPPPATSFQYTPPPSASSSHRTILIIILSVSVFGLTLLAVYFLVAKGYGCIGIISWVKARWGADTGSNVELEPVAIVITNSEDEGHEEPQRKSSRNIQRKNYRE, from the exons ATGGAGAGATCCCGCGGCCTGCTGCTGGTGGCGGGCCTGCTGGCGGCGCTGCTGCCGGCGGCGCCGGCCGCGTTCGGGCCGCAGCCGGGGGCGCCGTGCGAGCCCACGCTGCTGGCGACGCAGGTGGCGCTCTTCTGCGCTCCCGACATGCCCACCGCGCAGTGCTGCGAGCACGTCGTCGCCGCCGTCGacctcggcggcggcgtcccCTGCCTCTGCCGCGTCGCCGCGGAGCCGCAGCTCGTCATGGCGGGCCTCAACGCCACCCACCTCCTCACGCTCTACGGCTCCTGCGGCGGCCTCCGCCCCGGCGGCGCCCACCTCGCCGCCGCCTGCGAAG GACCCGCTCCCCCGGCCGCCGTCGTCAGCAGCCCCCCGCCCCCGCCACCGTCCGCCGCACCTCGCCGCAAGCAGCCAGCGC ACGAcgcagcgccgccgccgtcgagcgAGAAGACATTGTCCCTGCCGCCCCATGAGGATGACGGCGCCACCCATGTCAAGGCGGTCACCGCCCAAGTCAAGGCTGTCACCACCGCCCGAGAAG GCCCCATTCCCCATTCTCTCACTGTATGTCCGCGTGCATATTATTTAAGCATGTCGGTGAGCACTGAGTGCGGCCTGCGAACCGAAGATAATTCCTGTTGCTCGCTCTTGAAATCCATCGTTTCTCCCTCAAACACGGCATTATGCATTTGCATACTTGGCGAAAGCGACGCCGTCAAAGAAACTGGGATGAACGTTCAGGACATTATTAACATTTATGCCGAGTGCGTTGGGGTTCGGCCGGACATCCCGGCGAATGGATGCGAAG CTCTTGAGTCTGCACCGCCGCCAGCGACCTCCTTCCAGTACACACCACCCCCAAGTGCAAGCTCATCTCATCGGACTATTCTTATTATTATTCTATCCGTCAGTGTTTTCGGCCTGACACTGCTGGCTGTGTATTTTCTTGTAGCAAAAG GCTATGGTTGCATTGGTATCATCTCATGGGTAAAAGCAAGGTGGGGTGCGGATACTGGAAGCAACGTCGAGTTAGAGCCTGTGGCTATTGTGATTACGAATTCTGAAGATGAAGGTCATGAAGAGCCTCAAAGGAAGAGCTCAAGGAATATTCAGAGGAAGAATTACCGTGAGTAG